The nucleotide sequence GAAGAAGGCCGACAAGGCTGACAAGGCCGACAAGATCAAGACCGACAAGACCAAGACGGAGAAGGAGGTCGCCGTATGACCGCCGTCGACCTGGCCGCGCCGAGTGCGCGCGGCCGTACGTACTGGCTGCTCGCCGACGTCTGGAACATCGTCCGCCGCGGCCTCACCCACTACCGGCGCCAGCCGGTCAACATCGCCTGGCAGCTGGGCTTTCCCATCCTGTCCGTGTTGCTGTACGGCTATGTCTTCGGCAGTGCCATGCAGGTGCCCGGCGGCGGGGACTACCGGGACTTCCTGATGCCGGGCATGTTCGTGATGACGATGGCCTTCGGGTTCATCAACACCGCGACGCTGGTGGTCTACGACTCCACCAAGGGGGTCATCGACCGTTTCCGCTCCATGCCCATGGCCCCGTCCGCGGTGGTCGCCGGGCGCGGGGTGACCGATCTGCTGGCCGCCTGCGCGGAGTTGGCCATCATGATGCTGACGGCCCTCGCGATGGGCTGGCGCCCGGACGGTGGCCTCGGTTTCCTGGCCGCGTTCGGTCTGCTCCTCTGGCTGCGCTTCGCGCTGATCTGGATCGGCGTCTGGCTGGGCCTGCTGGTCCCCAACCCGGAGGCGGCGGGCGGCCTCTTCGCGGTCGCCTTCCCGCTGACCATGATCTCCAGCATCTACGTCGCCCCGCAGCTCATGCCCGACTGGCTGGGCTGGATCGCCGCCTGGAACCCGATCTCCTCCACGGCGGCGGCGGCCCGCGAGCTGTTCGGGACGCCGGTCGGCGGCGGTGACTCCTGGATCGAGCGGAACGCGCTGCTGATGGCCGGGGTGTGGCCGCTGGTGCTGACACTGGTGTTCCTGCCGTTGGCGGTGCGTCGATTCAGGAAGCTCAGCCGCTGAGTCCATCCAGACGCTCAGCCGCTGAGTCGGTCCAGAACCTCAGCCGGTGACGAGCCGTGGCCGGGTCGGGTGAGGGGCGTCCGGTGTATCAGGTGACGCCGGATGCCTTGACGTGTTCATGCGATCTGTCTTCCATGGGAGGTGCGGGTGGTGGGAGCGCTCCCACCGATTCCGGGCCCGCGCCTCCCGAGGAGGAAGCAGCGACATGTTCCGCAGCTTACGGAGAACCCTGGGCACCCTGTGCGCGGCCGCCGCCGTGCTCGCGCTGCCCCTGGCCGGCGGTGCGCACCCGGCGGCCGCGGCCACCGCGCCGGAGGCCGGTGCGGCCGACGTCGGCGCGGCCGAGGCCGGTGCCGGCTACTGGCACACCAACGGGCGCCAGATCCTGGACGCGTCCGGCCAGTCCGTCCGCATCGCCGGCATCAACTGGTTCGGCTTCGAGACCGCCAACCACGTCCCCCACGGCCTCTGGTCCCGCGACTACAAGAGCATGATCGACCAGATGAAGTCGCTGGGCTACAACACCATCCGGATGCCCTACAGCGACGACATCCTCAAGCCCGGCACCATGCCCGACAGCCTCAACCACTCCGACGGCAAGAACGCGGACCTGCAGGGACTGACCTCCCTCCAGGTGCTGGACAAGATCGTCGCGTACGCCGGGCAGGGCGGTCTGAAGGTCATCCTCGACCGCCACCGCCCGGACGCGGCGGGCCAGTCGGCGCTCTGGTACACCTCGGCCGTCCCCGAGACGACGTGGATCACCAACCTGAAGGCGCTGGCCACCCGCTACAAGGGCAACTCGACGGTCGTCGGCATCGACCTCCACAACGAGCCCCACGACCCCGCCTGCTGGGGCTGCGGCGACACGGCCAGGGACTGGCGGCTGGCCGCCCAGCGCGCCGGCAACGCGGTCCTGTCCGTCAACCCCGACCTGTTGATCCTCGTCGAGGGCGTCCAGACGTACAACGGCGTCTCGGGCTGGTGGGGCGGCAACCTGATGGGCGTGGCCCAGTACCCGGTGCAGCTCGACGTCGCCAACCGTGTCGTGTACTCGGCCCACGACTACGCCACGAGCGTCGCCCAGCAGAGCTGGTTCAGCGACCCGTCCTTCCCGGCCAACATGCCCGGCATCTGGGACAAGTACTGGGGTTACATCTTCAAGCAGAACATCGCGCCGGTGTGGGTCGGCGAGTTCGGTACGACGCTCCAGTCGACGACCGACCAGAGGTGGCTGGCGGCCCTGGTGACGTATCTGCGCTCGACCGCCACCTACGGCTCGGACTCCTTCCACTGGACCTTCTGGTCCTGGAACCCCAACTCCGGTGACACCGGCGGCATCCTCAAGGACGACTGGCAGACGGTGGACACCGTCAAGGACGGCTACCTGACCAGTATCAAGGCCCCGGGCTTCCCGCCCGGCGGCACCGACCCCGGCGACCCGGGAGATCCGGGCGACCCCGGTGGCGGAACGGCGGCCTGCACCGCCGCCTACACCGTCAGCAGCGACTGGGGCAGCGGCTTCAACGCCGAAGTGAAGGTCACCAACACCGGCACCACCGCCCTCACCTCCTGGAAGGTCACCTGGACCTGGCCCGGCTCCCAGCGGGTCACGAACATGTGGAACGCGTCGTACACGCAGAGCGGGGCGACGGTCACCGCGACCAACGCGGCGCACAACGGCGCCGTGCCCGCGGGCGGTTCGGCGAGCCTCGGCTTCGGGGGCGCGCCCGGGGGCGGGGGTGTACCGAGTGTGAGCTGCACGGCTGCGTGAGGTACGGGCGGGCCGTGAAGCAGGGGGCACCCGGCGTATCGCCGGGTGCCCCTCACCGCTCCCCATGCCGGTCTTCGGTGATCACAAGCCGCTCATCGAGGTGGCGTGTCCCGGATGCCTCAACTGCCCCTTTCTGTGGGTCATTTGAGAGTTTGCAATGACTCAATTCGGTCAAGTCTTGGTCGAATATGTTCTTGTGTGGCGTGCTTTTCCGGAAACATGCGGGGCACAGGCCGCGTACCTCGCGGACCCGAACCCCCCATCGTTCAGAGAGAACTTCATGAGAAGAAGCGCAGCCGTGCTGTGCGGTGCCACCGTTGTCCTGGCCGGGTCGCTCACAGCCGTACCCGCCAACGCCAGCGGGTCACCCTCCGCGAACACCGTCCAGGCCGCCGCCGCGAAGGTCGCCTGGAAGAAGTGCGCCACGGACAACTCCCCGACGCTCCAGTGCGCGTCGGTGAAGGTGCCGCTGAACTACGCGAAGCCGAGCGGGAAGAAGATCACGCTGGCGCTGTCCCGCGTGCCGCACACCTCGAAGACGTACCAGGGCCCGCTGCTGGTCAACCCGGGCGGTCCCGGCGGTAGCGGTACGGGTCTGGCCGCGTTCGTCGCGGGCTCGCTGCCGAAGAAGGTCGCGGCGCAGTACGACGTCATCGGCTTCGACCCGCGCGGAGTGGGCGACAGCAAGCCCGCCCTGGACTGCAAGCCGGGCTACTTCAACCCGGTGCGCCCGGACTCCGTGCCCAGCACGTCCGCGATCGAGAAGGCCAACGTCTCGCGCGCCAAGGCCTTCGCCAAGGCCTGCGGCACGAAGTACAAGGACGTCCTGCCGCACATCAACACCATCAGTGCCGTGAAGGACCTGGACTCGATCCGCAAGGCCCTCGGCGCGAAGAAGATCAACTACTTCGGCTACTCGTACGGCACCTACCTCGGCGCGGTCTACGCCAAGATGTACCCGCAGAACGTGCGGCGCCTGGTGCTCGACTCGATCGTCGACCCGACGGGTGTCTGGTACGAGGACAACCTCGACCAGGACTACGCCTTCGACAAGCGCCACAAGGCGTTCACGAAGTGGGTCGCCAAGTACAACTCCACGTACAAGCTCGGCACCGATCCGAAGAAGATCGAAGCCGAGTGGTACGCCATGCGGGCGGCCCTCGCCAAGAGCCCCGCGGGCGGCAAGGTGGGCGCCTCCGAGCTGGAGGACACCTTCATCCCGGGCGGCTACTACAACGGCTACTGGCCCTACCTCGCCGATGCGTTCGCGTCCTACGTCAACGACAAGGACACCGACCTGCTGGTGGAGGCGTACGAGAACTTCGCCGCCATCGACTCCTCCGGTGACAACGGCTACAGCATCTACACCTCGGTGCAGTGCCGTGACGCGTCCTGGCCGCGTGACTGGACGAAGTGGACCAAGGACAACTGGGCGGTGTACAAGAAGGCCCCGTTCATGGCCTGGAACAACGCCTGGTACAACGCGCCGTGCGCGTTCTGGCCGACCAAGTCGCTGAAGCCGGTGGGCATCGCCAACTCCAAGCTGCCGCCGGTGCTGCTGTTCCAGGCGACGGACGACGCGG is from Streptomyces sp. NBC_01314 and encodes:
- a CDS encoding ABC transporter permease; this translates as MTAVDLAAPSARGRTYWLLADVWNIVRRGLTHYRRQPVNIAWQLGFPILSVLLYGYVFGSAMQVPGGGDYRDFLMPGMFVMTMAFGFINTATLVVYDSTKGVIDRFRSMPMAPSAVVAGRGVTDLLAACAELAIMMLTALAMGWRPDGGLGFLAAFGLLLWLRFALIWIGVWLGLLVPNPEAAGGLFAVAFPLTMISSIYVAPQLMPDWLGWIAAWNPISSTAAAARELFGTPVGGGDSWIERNALLMAGVWPLVLTLVFLPLAVRRFRKLSR
- a CDS encoding cellulase family glycosylhydrolase; translation: MFRSLRRTLGTLCAAAAVLALPLAGGAHPAAAATAPEAGAADVGAAEAGAGYWHTNGRQILDASGQSVRIAGINWFGFETANHVPHGLWSRDYKSMIDQMKSLGYNTIRMPYSDDILKPGTMPDSLNHSDGKNADLQGLTSLQVLDKIVAYAGQGGLKVILDRHRPDAAGQSALWYTSAVPETTWITNLKALATRYKGNSTVVGIDLHNEPHDPACWGCGDTARDWRLAAQRAGNAVLSVNPDLLILVEGVQTYNGVSGWWGGNLMGVAQYPVQLDVANRVVYSAHDYATSVAQQSWFSDPSFPANMPGIWDKYWGYIFKQNIAPVWVGEFGTTLQSTTDQRWLAALVTYLRSTATYGSDSFHWTFWSWNPNSGDTGGILKDDWQTVDTVKDGYLTSIKAPGFPPGGTDPGDPGDPGDPGGGTAACTAAYTVSSDWGSGFNAEVKVTNTGTTALTSWKVTWTWPGSQRVTNMWNASYTQSGATVTATNAAHNGAVPAGGSASLGFGGAPGGGGVPSVSCTAA
- a CDS encoding alpha/beta hydrolase, with the protein product MRRSAAVLCGATVVLAGSLTAVPANASGSPSANTVQAAAAKVAWKKCATDNSPTLQCASVKVPLNYAKPSGKKITLALSRVPHTSKTYQGPLLVNPGGPGGSGTGLAAFVAGSLPKKVAAQYDVIGFDPRGVGDSKPALDCKPGYFNPVRPDSVPSTSAIEKANVSRAKAFAKACGTKYKDVLPHINTISAVKDLDSIRKALGAKKINYFGYSYGTYLGAVYAKMYPQNVRRLVLDSIVDPTGVWYEDNLDQDYAFDKRHKAFTKWVAKYNSTYKLGTDPKKIEAEWYAMRAALAKSPAGGKVGASELEDTFIPGGYYNGYWPYLADAFASYVNDKDTDLLVEAYENFAAIDSSGDNGYSIYTSVQCRDASWPRDWTKWTKDNWAVYKKAPFMAWNNAWYNAPCAFWPTKSLKPVGIANSKLPPVLLFQATDDAATPYQGGVTVHKLLKKSSLVVEQGGGNHGITLSGNSCLDKYLATYLTNGKVPRGKGTVDATCKKLADPKPLAAQPAQSTLSTAPGTATSGATLHGILGFRG